A window of the Hippoglossus stenolepis isolate QCI-W04-F060 chromosome 8, HSTE1.2, whole genome shotgun sequence genome harbors these coding sequences:
- the zyx gene encoding zyxin, giving the protein MEDSNSSKPLMVTSSLNFKVTTPSFYNQPKKFASVAPPRPKSLTPPSAPSPTPIGTGLIGRVGDVPVPPPTLCDDFPPPPPPPPPLDDDMPAPPPECHTLPTASDAPPPAFPAPPPVAEDLPLPAPPEESTCPPTFPSPLLPTPPPLPASGASIPSAALSPQRVMGKQSSFDQQLDTLTDLLSEMENRGPFNPKLPSQYPSAPAPKPSAPPPTAPKPALSFLPPPEMGDRPPPAPWAEELKARTNRQANHNSAPNSAAQSFSKAPAVAPKSSFGGRPTNSSVSLAQKLNQNLNQNPPIVSVAPKPSPPYATSSFPPPPAAPPAPFTPPKSMVAAPTSHHIKSSPFASQVNANQNPPAAVPPPPQPKMMTSPPSSFNQPMKSPPASTPSPPGQVAIPGGGVPLNMREVEELERMTQDFIRNMDKHAPVITSAPTEVCGKCGEALSRTQPAVRAMDKLFHSNCFCCMSCHRPLQGMQFYDRDGCPQCEDCYMGSLAVCSRCGERITDRVLKAVGQSFHSHCFRCSTCSCVLEGAPFITDDNNNPYCVQDYHRRFSPLCVSCNEPIIPAPGSEETVRVVALDKNFHLKCYRCEDCNRPLSIEADENGCYPLDGKILCMKCHTQRAKQAAQ; this is encoded by the exons atggaGGACTCTAACAGCAGTAAGCCGTTAATGGTGACGTCCTCTCTGAATTTCAAAGTCACCACACCGTCCTTCTACAACCAGCCAAAGAAGTTCGCCTCGGTGGCACCGCCACGGCCAAAAAGCCTGACGCCTCCCTCAGCTCCATCACCAACACCGATAGGCACAGGTCTGATTGGTCGTGTGGGAGATGTGCCTGTGCCCCCCCCTACGCTCTGTGATG ACttcccaccccctcctcctcctcctcctccgctggaTGACGACATGCCAGCACCTCCCCCTGAATGCCACACCTTACCCACAGCCTCTGACGCCCCCCCTCCCGCCTTCCCCGCTCCACCTCCTGTAGCAGAAGACCTGCCCCTCCCGGCTCCCCCCGAGGAGAGCACCTGTCCGCCCAccttcccctctcccctcctccccacccctccacctctccccgCATCCGGCGCCAGTATTCCCAGTGCTGCCTTGAGCCCACAG AGAGTGATGGGGAAACAGAGTAGCTTCGATCAACAGCTCGACACTCTGACTGACCTGCTGTCTGAGATGGAGAACAGGGGACCTTTTAACCCCAAG TTACCGAGCCAGTATCCTTCTGCACCAGCCCCCAAGCCTTCAGCTCCGCCCCCGACTGCTCCCAAACCAGCgctctccttcctcccaccTCCTGAGATGGGAGACCGCCCACCTCCAGCACCTTGGGCCGAAGAACTCAAAGCCAGAACGAACCGTCAAGCCAATCACAACTCGGCCCCAAACTCCGCTGCTCAGTCCTTTTCCAAGGCCCCGGCGGTGGCGCCCAAGTCCAGTTTTGGAGGGAGACCGACCAATTCGTCTGTCTCTCTGGCGCAAAAACTGAACCAGAATCTGAACCAGAACCCCCCCATCGTCAGTGTAGCACCAAAACCATCTCCTCCCTATGCCACCAGCTCTTTCCCTCCACCACCCGCAGCTCCCCCCGCACCTTTTACTCCACCAAAAAGCATGGTGGCTGCACCAACATCTCATCACATAAAGAGTTCTCCCTTTGCCAGTCAAGTCAATGCGAACCAAaaccctcctgctgctgtgcctccccctcctcaacCCAAGATGATGACATCTCCACCCTCTTCCTTTAACCAACCAATGAAATCTCCCCCTGCATCAACG cCATCACCCCCCGGCCAAGTTGCTATCCCAGGTGGAGGTGTTCCTCTCAACATGAGAGAAGTGGAGGAGTTGGAGAGAATGACCCAGGACTTTATTAGAAACATGGACAAACACGCACCTGTCATCACCTCCGCTCCTACAG AGGTTTGTGGGAAATGTGGCGAGGCCCTGTCCCGTACTCAACCAGCAGTGAGAGCCATGGATAAACTCTTCCACTCAAACTGCTTCTGTTGCATGAGTTGTCATCGCCCCCTGCAGGGCATGCAGTTCTATGACAGGGATGGTTGTCCTCAGTGTGAGGATTGCTACATG ggTTCCCTGGCAGTGTGTTCCCGATGTGGCGAGAGGATCACAGACCGTGTGCTGAAGGCAGTGGGCCAGTCTTTCCACTCCCACTGTTTCCGCTGCAGCACCTGCTCCTGCGTACTTGAGGGTGCGCCCTTCATCAccgacgacaacaacaacccctACTGTGTCCAGGATTACCACAG gcgtttctctcctctgtgtgtgagctgtaATGAGCCCATTATTCCTGCCCCAGGCAGCGAGGAGACGGTCAGAGTGGTGGCTCTCGACAAGAACTTCCACCTCAAGTGTTACCGTTGTGAG GACTGTAATCGTCCCCTCTCCATAGAAGCAGATGAAAATGGCTGCTACCCATTGGATGGTAAAATCCTGTGTATGAAGTGCCACACCCAGCGAGCCAAGCAAGCTGCCCAGTGA